One Gloeothece citriformis PCC 7424 DNA window includes the following coding sequences:
- a CDS encoding M48 family metallopeptidase, whose protein sequence is MKLFRNLGLLMLGMTIFLSLTLVFPLSPNYSQSPLSTDNCFKILAQADELFLAGQKEDAKALYRECKPDFPAQSAVAEIPEPVYKIEELGGGQRFWSQAQDGMQRNLDSKIYFNLVPLIQNYPQFVPAYEMLAKFCQKEAEFCEKSAKEGQPKNAVEVLEQATETFPDDTVLLRAKIDLMVESEQFLEASIAARQFTLVYSDSPEASEFEKLADKYLAAFKNNINEKLIGQTVVSVLVGAGGAILNNDPYQGLSGLQTVAMLLKGEKGFGAEVAGLYSNQYQGNGQLVDDPEVLKYVQGLAGRLTPYMGRNFDYEYYVVKDNNLNAFALPGGKIFVNTGAILKTQSEAELAGLLAHEISHAALSHGFQKVAQANLLGNFEQIIPVINRLSALVNAQFSQYSERQADILGTRVLALSGYSADGMRNLMVAIKKESGDRKTSYLDSHPAPGDRVQYLEKMIQDYKYNRYGYEGVKSHKAIQDRLLGSVPAS, encoded by the coding sequence ATGAAACTATTTCGCAACTTAGGCTTGTTGATGTTGGGGATGACGATATTCTTGAGCCTTACCTTAGTCTTCCCTCTATCACCAAACTATTCTCAATCCCCCCTTTCAACTGATAACTGTTTCAAGATTTTAGCGCAAGCTGATGAATTATTCCTTGCTGGACAAAAAGAAGATGCAAAAGCACTTTACCGTGAATGTAAACCCGACTTTCCCGCTCAATCTGCTGTGGCTGAAATTCCCGAGCCTGTGTACAAAATTGAGGAATTAGGGGGGGGTCAACGGTTCTGGAGTCAAGCTCAAGATGGTATGCAACGGAATCTAGATAGTAAAATCTATTTTAATCTTGTGCCTTTGATCCAAAATTATCCCCAATTTGTGCCCGCTTATGAAATGTTAGCTAAATTTTGTCAAAAAGAAGCCGAATTTTGTGAAAAGTCAGCGAAAGAAGGACAGCCCAAAAATGCAGTAGAAGTATTAGAACAAGCAACAGAAACTTTTCCAGACGATACGGTTCTCCTACGAGCTAAAATTGATTTAATGGTAGAGTCTGAACAATTTTTAGAAGCGTCAATTGCTGCTCGTCAATTCACTTTGGTTTATAGCGATTCTCCTGAAGCTAGTGAATTTGAAAAACTGGCAGATAAATATTTAGCGGCTTTTAAAAACAATATTAACGAAAAGCTGATCGGACAGACTGTGGTGTCGGTGTTAGTAGGTGCAGGAGGAGCAATTCTCAATAACGATCCTTATCAAGGACTCTCAGGACTACAAACAGTCGCTATGTTGCTCAAAGGAGAAAAAGGTTTTGGCGCAGAAGTCGCTGGATTGTATAGCAATCAATATCAGGGAAATGGTCAATTGGTAGATGACCCAGAAGTTTTAAAATATGTACAAGGATTAGCCGGACGGTTGACTCCTTACATGGGACGGAACTTTGATTATGAATATTATGTGGTTAAAGATAATAACCTCAATGCCTTTGCTCTTCCGGGTGGTAAAATTTTTGTCAATACAGGTGCTATTCTCAAAACCCAATCTGAAGCCGAATTAGCGGGATTGTTGGCGCACGAAATTTCCCATGCGGCTCTTTCTCATGGCTTTCAGAAGGTTGCTCAGGCGAATTTACTGGGGAATTTTGAGCAGATTATACCTGTTATTAATCGACTGTCTGCCCTCGTCAATGCTCAATTTAGTCAATATAGCGAACGTCAGGCGGATATTTTAGGAACACGAGTGCTGGCACTGTCGGGATATTCTGCCGATGGAATGCGAAATTTAATGGTAGCGATTAAGAAAGAAAGTGGCGATCGCAAAACGAGTTATTTAGATAGTCATCCCGCACCGGGCGATCGAGTGCAATATTTAGAGAAAATGATTCAAGATTATAAGTACAATCGTTACGGTTATGAGGGCGTTAAATCCCACAAAGCGATTCAAGATCGATTGTTGGGGAGTGTTCCTGCGTCGTGA